Proteins co-encoded in one Rattus rattus isolate New Zealand chromosome 5, Rrattus_CSIRO_v1, whole genome shotgun sequence genomic window:
- the Id1 gene encoding DNA-binding protein inhibitor ID-1 isoform X1, with protein MKVASSSAAATAGPSCSLKAGRTAGEVVLGLSEQSVAISRCAGTRLPALLDEQQVNVLLYDMNGCYSRLKELVPTLPQNRKVSKVEILQHVIDYIRDLQLELNSESEVATAGGRGLPVRAPLSTLNGEISALAAEVRRHVFQPTTASCVAEAAH; from the exons ATGAAGGTCGCCAGTAGCAGTGCCGCGGCCACCGCAGGCCCCAGCTGTTCGCTGAAGGCAGGCAGGACGGCGGGCGAAGTGGTGCTTGGTCTGTCGGAGCAAAGCGTGGCCATCTCGCGCTGCGCTGGGACGCGCCTGCCCGCCTTGCTGGACGAACAGCAGGTGAACGTTCTGCTCTACGACATGAACGGCTGCTACTCACGCCTCAAGGAGCTGGTGCCCACCCTGCCTCAGAACCGCAAAGTGAGCAAGGTGGAGATACTGCAGCATGTTATCGACTACATCAGGGACCTGCAGCTGGAGCTGAACTCAGAGTCTGAAGTCGCGACCGCCGGAGGCCGGGGGCTGCCCGTCCGGGCCCCGCTCAGCACCCTGAACGGCGAGATCAGTGCCTTGGCGGCCGAGGTGAG GCGGCATGTGTTCCAGCCGACGACCGCATCTTGTGTCGCTGAGGCGGCGCACTGA
- the Id1 gene encoding DNA-binding protein inhibitor ID-1 isoform X2, protein MKVASSSAAATAGPSCSLKAGRTAGEVVLGLSEQSVAISRCAGTRLPALLDEQQVNVLLYDMNGCYSRLKELVPTLPQNRKVSKVEILQHVIDYIRDLQLELNSESEVATAGGRGLPVRAPLSTLNGEISALAAEAACVPADDRILCR, encoded by the exons ATGAAGGTCGCCAGTAGCAGTGCCGCGGCCACCGCAGGCCCCAGCTGTTCGCTGAAGGCAGGCAGGACGGCGGGCGAAGTGGTGCTTGGTCTGTCGGAGCAAAGCGTGGCCATCTCGCGCTGCGCTGGGACGCGCCTGCCCGCCTTGCTGGACGAACAGCAGGTGAACGTTCTGCTCTACGACATGAACGGCTGCTACTCACGCCTCAAGGAGCTGGTGCCCACCCTGCCTCAGAACCGCAAAGTGAGCAAGGTGGAGATACTGCAGCATGTTATCGACTACATCAGGGACCTGCAGCTGGAGCTGAACTCAGAGTCTGAAGTCGCGACCGCCGGAGGCCGGGGGCTGCCCGTCCGGGCCCCGCTCAGCACCCTGAACGGCGAGATCAGTGCCTTGGCGGCCGAG GCGGCATGTGTTCCAGCCGACGACCGCATCTTGTGTCGCTGA